One genomic segment of Naumovozyma castellii chromosome 7, complete genome includes these proteins:
- the TDA7 gene encoding Tda7p (ancestral locus Anc_2.79), whose amino-acid sequence MITNMNLNGTFGYSSAEFDQFSHFSDISSTYPTTPQYYSTVLSSGKSVENHSSIFSVVQPTTTSLPSLSSFTNAVSSGSAAHSFNDVSSSQQYQETSSLSNLNGDMGSSLLSTVNNSPLSSHFSQQTLSSTQLQTSSTTALVESLNLPREESSMVGVVSSTRMANSLFDTSSTNFEMLSTLNNTFITSQMTIPVLQTPSLTYLSPSPSLSSTVKATVHNYTFSSEVTTSSTKLSSYRSTTAASTVPLNVTTIDSTVERPTMSPHSVTKITNTTSSLSTGGSISSSSVEEKKSSRASTSFVSTTYSTSTIFPSSTESQIYNTSLTTSRVLRTRDPVAVVYTQTYEFTDSRTSFLTGIVTTATITGDATSTFDISTPTITKDTKLYQNWLNGGSLDNTGEPSASHSRITNKGAIIGGVIGGVCGILICSLLVWFVFKRRRRGRGERESCLKGSDVEGRFNTGSFSGGHRYYTGKNDSSMDSNPFRQEFNFNKPVVPPPRNGGVRASTLPHDNRFSLNSSLTGSSIGSTINSGSYSSMSSNSIRLGSDFEDNRNSAQLANGFLREII is encoded by the coding sequence atgaTTACAAACATGAATCTAAACGGGACTTTTGGTTACAGTTCAGCGGAGTTTGATCAGTTTTCTCATTTTTCAGATATAAGTTCTACATACCCAACGACCCCTCAATATTATTCCACTGTCCTGTCTAGTGGAAAATCAGTAGAAAATCATTCATCTATATTCTCAGTGGTACAGCCAACGACAACATCTTTGCCATCTCTAAGTTCGTTTACCAATGCAGTATCATCTGGGAGTGCTGCACATAGTTTCAATGATGTTAGTTCTTCACAGCAATATCAAGAAACTTCATCTTTAAGTAACTTAAATGGAGATATGGGCTCATCTTTATTGTCCACGGTTAATAATTCACCTTTATCCAGTCATTTTTCACAACAAACATTATCCTCAACTCAACTCCAAACAAGCTCAACCACAGCCTTAGTCGAGTCCCTTAATTTACCTAGAGAAGAATCCTCAATGGTAGGAGTAGTTAGTTCAACTAGGATGGCTAACTCACTGTTTGATACAAGTTCAACAAACTTTGAAATGCTGTCTACATTAAACAATACATTTATTACCTCACAAATGACAATTCCCGTATTACAAACTCCATCGTTAACTTATCTTTCTCCTTCCCCTTCATTAAGCTCAACAGTGAAAGCAACAGTGCACAATTATACTTTCTCAAGTGAAGTAACGACCAGTTCAACGAAACTTTCTTCGTACAGGTCAACAACTGCCGCCTCAACCGTTCCGCTTAATGTAACAACAATAGATTCGACGGTGGAAAGACCAACCATGTCACCACACTCAGTCACTAAAATTACTAACACCACCTCTTCATTGTCTACAGGGGGCtccatttcatcttcatcggttgaagaaaaaaagtcATCGAGAGCAAGCACTAGTTTTGTCAGTACCACTTATTCAACTTCGACAATCTTCCCTTCTTCAACTGAATCCCAAATTTACAATACCAGCCTTACCACTTCAAGGGTCTTACGAACTCGGGACCCGGTGGCCGTTGTCTATACACAGACATATGAATTTACTGATAGCAGGACTTCATTCCTCACTGGGATTGTAACGACCGCAACAATCACGGGGGACGCCACATCCACTTTCGACATTTCCACGCCCACTATAACAAAGGACACCAAATTGTATCAGAATTGGCTTAATGGTGGGTCATTGGACAATACGGGGGAACCCAGTGCTTCTCATTCGAGGATTACAAACAAAGGAGCGATCATTGGGGGTGTCATTGGAGGTGTATGTGGTATTCTAATTTGTTCCCTTCTCGTCTGGTTTGTTTTTAAGAGGAGAAGGAGAGGGAGGGGGGAAAGAGAAAGTTGCCTCAAGGGTAGTGACGTTGAGGGAAGGTTCAATACTGGATCATTTTCCGGAGGTCACAGGTATTACACGGGGAAGAATGATTCTTCCATGGATAGTAATCCCTTTAGacaagaatttaatttcaataaaccaGTGGTGCCACCTCCTAGGAACGGTGGGGTGCGAGCATCAACTTTGCCTCATGATAATAGGTTTTCCCTTAATTCGTCATTGACAGGATCGTCAATAGGGTCCACCATAAATAGTGGTTCATATTCCTCCATGTCGTCGAATTCTATACGGCTTGGGTcagattttgaagataatagGAACAGTGCACAATTGGCGAATGGATTTTTAAGAGAGATAATATAG
- the NOP13 gene encoding Nop13p (ancestral locus Anc_2.80), which yields MSDVEQTMPKTEEVPVTMEDETKKEQIAKALLDPTKKRKAEDEIEIDMQSSVPLSKKQKRLLRRGKITLEELNAKYNIDPSSIEEYKKEAEVKTKAEKEGEAPDGNTSDEKGEVKEKKPKKEKEKKFGVWIGNLTFDTTKEELIKLFTAKTRENEVGKVTEEDIVRVHMPLAHNDGKKIKNKGFCYMDFKTNEQMESIIKLSESQLNGRNMLIKDSKSYEGRPDKNDLVSLSKNPPSRILFVGNLSFDTTDELLKKHFQHCGEIVKIRMATFQDSGKCKGFAFIDFRSEEGATNALKDKTCRKIAARPIRMEYGEDRSKRQVKRRDPVEPRKSFDIPSHNQERKSDFRSEDKPSTPHRTVKKASTTRRNHVDSNNRVKSSVALRSAQRGSAAIVPSQGKKVTFG from the coding sequence ATGAGTGACGTTGAACAAACAATGCCAAAAACTGAAGAAGTTCCAGTAACGATGGAAGACGAAACTAAGAAGGAACAAATAGCAAAGGCTCTTTTAGATCCCacaaagaaaagaaaggCCGAAGATgagattgaaattgatatgCAGAGTTCTGTTCCTTTGtcaaagaaacaaaaacGTTTGTTGAGAAGAGGTAAGATCACattagaagaattaaatgctaaatataatattgatCCTtcatccattgaagaatataaaaaGGAAGCGGAAGTTAAAACTAAGGCAGAAAAGGAAGGTGAAGCACCAGATGGTAACACAAGTGACGAAAAGGGAGAAgtgaaggaaaagaagccaaagaaggagaaagagaagaaatttggaGTCTGGATCGGTAATTTAACCTTTGATACTActaaggaagaattaatCAAACTCTTCACCGCAAAGACCAGAGAAAATGAAGTCGGCAAAGTtacagaagaagatatcgTTAGAGTTCACATGCCATTAGCTCATAACGATGGTAAGAAGATTAAAAATAAGGGATTTTGTTACATGGATTTTAAGACAAACGAACAAATGGAATCTATTATCAAATTAAGTGAATCCCAATTGAATGGAAGAAATATGTTGATCAAAGACTCAAAGAGTTATGAAGGTAGACCGGATAAGAATGATCTAGTTTCTCTATCGAAGAATCCTCCTTCGAGAATTCTATTTGTCGGTAATCTTTCCTTTGATACTACAGATGAGCTTCTAAAAAAACATTTCCAACACTGTGGTGAGATTGTTAAGATACGTATGGCTACATTCCAAGATAGTGGTAAGTGTAAAGGTTTTGCATTTATTGATTTCAGAAGTGAAGAGGGTGCCACAAACGCTCTAAAGGATAAGACATGTAGAAAGATAGCAGCAAGACCCATTAGAATGGAATATGGTGAAGATAGAAGTAAGAGACAAGTTAAAAGAAGAGATCCAGTGGAGCCAAGAAAATCCTTCGACATTCCAAGTCATaatcaagaaagaaaatcaGATTTCCGTTCTGAAGATAAGCCTTCAACACCACATAGGACAGTAAAGAAGGCCAGTACAACCCGTAGGAATCATGTTGATTCAAATAACAGAGTGAAAAGTAGTGTTGCTTTAAGATCGGCTCAAAGAGGTTCAGCTGCAATTGTTCCATCTCAAGGTAAGAAAGTGACATTTGGTTAA
- the MDG1 gene encoding Mdg1p (ancestral locus Anc_2.81), with protein sequence MSSTITEYTFTWPDATPNDVVFTGSFDDWKGSIHMNKDTANEQFFVTFPVQVREKFFFKFIVDGVWYVNRNYKTEVDWRGIENNFIDDWDLEQVMPKRDTGVEVDNVVNDDETTEIRQLEGELNELNDEIQIIEEKFVTEVPLEGEDNHILPIYSSNGVSTPLEKEKVGEEQPTTVEGEQKHASNPETSEKPTSKSSDGTSSKRRKYKIRRVFRKNKKTGERVEISQELIELKDAENMTDDGSLTEEVTHHGLEPNKEFSTPEMVADAPSEDKIENPLESEAIQSDAIAQKILEPEVKISDTPKNSVEIPSIQEPEKKVKDVQINSMKEKSKVGKKPSAKTGTNSAVKNSKQKTPTNKPKSTQAKKPIITGGTVKTDTEPAKKGKLGKLRKILF encoded by the coding sequence aTGTCAAGTACAATTACAGAATATACATTCACTTGGCCAGATGCAACCCCTAATGATGTCGTGTTTACAGGTTCGTTTGACGATTGGAAAGGATCTATCCACATGAACAAAGATACAGCAAACGAACAGTTTTTTGTGACTTTTCCTGTTCAAGTTAGGGAGAAGTTCTTTTTTAAGTTTATTGTTGACGGTGTATGGTATGTCAACAGAAACTACAAGACGGAAGTTGACTGGAGAGGGATAGAAAATAACTTTATCGATGACTGGGATTTGGAACAGGTTATGCCAAAGAGGGACACAGGTGTCGAAGTAGACAATGTTGTCAACGATGACGAGACTACTGAGATTAGACAGTTGGAAGGTGAATTGAATGAGCTGAATGATgaaatccaaattattgaagagaaatttGTAACTGAGGTTCCACTTGAGGGTGAAGATAATCATATTTTACCAATTTATTCAAGCAATGGCGTTTCTACTCCTCtagagaaagagaaagtCGGAGAGGAACAACCTACTACAGTTGAGGGTGAACAGAAACATGCTTCAAATCCTGAGACATCAGAAAAACCTACATCGAAAAGCTCAGATGGAACGAGTTCAAaacgaagaaaatataaaataagaAGAGTTTTTCGcaaaaataagaaaactGGAGAAAGAGTCGAAATATCCCAAGAACTTATTGAACTAAAAGATGCAGAAAACATGACAGATGATGGGTCCCTTACTGAAGAAGTAACACATCATGGTTTAGAACCAAACAAGGAATTTAGTACGCCAGAAATGGTTGCCGATGCACCTTCAGaagataaaattgaaaaccCTCTTGAATCTGAGGCTATTCAAAGTGATGCGATAGCTCAGAAAATACTTGAGCCTGAGGTAAAAATTAGTGATACTCCAAAGAATAGTGTTGAAATCCCCTCAATACAGGAGCCAGAAAAGAAGGTAAAGGATGtacaaataaattcaatgaaagaaaaaagcAAAGTAGGCAAGAAACCAAGCGCTAAAACAGGAACTAACTCGGCCGTTAAGAATAGTAAACAAAAAACTCCAACAAACAAACCAAAGAGTACACAAGCAAAGAAACCAATTATCACCGGTGGCACTGTCAAGACAGATACTGAGCCTGCAAAGAAAGGAAAGTTGGGAAAACTTAGAAAGATATTGTTTTGA
- the APC1 gene encoding anaphase promoting complex subunit 1 (ancestral locus Anc_2.82), translated as MRTSTQNLLKNGLYERFRQDPKGRGEIWIDPSEQILEWFVGGQCIKRFKFGEPIINAGVVDFEKASDCLVIVLQDTAHVYYLKSGDSTCVCFPFSISNAFFYCHGLILERKSGATLEWDNTEQQYKFITLTDPMAAFGFLFFSVKQSQEELQNLTMVSFPRTDKFSITALFDETTLTLNLYYTQILSSKQQYPLNKSQNDYQSISGATTSNDYSSHNNKNLRKISLLNRRSTSMNTTNNDNDDISSLLSREDHRISSQNFTKRSLSATLDRMSNSAIISPNVDFNLNSPFQAIQEDSGQAILSKDIVLTKISSLALPSTLCLKETPLKYIPLTYDMQEALIIFHPSSQFSKIWLIKLIPGVIESPSFRKYGESLPEMISLSNVDMSEPFMDLNPYYHDNLSGTLVRTHIDERERFFSLYNPFLQISSPLTKARIYDQDNHKNPIDLLINDRDFFLPPSTTLVSLCFKAFFWVCHPTIYYSLAYMWQYTFEVLKNQQEMKDLPLTTLEFQCLKMILQNLIMNSTDSQGYPDLFLNSLFNNLRNLSLVEMLPRMVVGLHLIREELLLDIFCENDVNVLTEFLQFAMEAMNWPANWKQYYQLSFNTSSKPLNSDVKFTLPTDEPPSIMKSLYSITKNSKIPITRFITFSRLVNADASIDLLITPRCFKLLRLYELTHSYGYSDADILDILTELAITHLELETFPLGVLTPLKTTIRIIESKLSQITKDVDLSVLSRPDLEISVSNIKRIKYGKNPTSGLQRDNSKQRLLCNRIKAIRNINERPPNIYDIISDVVKDAMQSSGEDSNLFSTQKGTNGERNNNFDTAFTNIHADQLFPQDRRYYQILSLLDYNRTQRILFMPKEADYGILLQRKKVIISITSVRTCYAALGRSAILYASESPLSTQKWSHKELNLSFIFPDGTRMSPDEESIKDLVLMGQFHTGVNSGLSISRQTSNITGSWIVFNKPQELDAQHGGFLLGLGLNGHLKNLEEWHVYNYLSPKNTHVSVGLLLGMCASLKETMDLKLTKVLSVHIVALLPPGSSDLNINIGVQTVSLVGLGLLYQNSRHKRMSDLLLSQISSMVNVNDESQVNESYRIGAGIALGLINMNAYGKNRCDNSQSNSDEDLEDMDEEPLPIPDFSTAKDRVSTELIESLISIVTDVYDVEPSWIPEASHIGAVMALILIFLKSNNYGIASKLRPDMDLTRPQNGHPEMFLFREWSYHMIMWNSVNSNLSFLLDKIDKEKISNFDSDIVPIYFIIAGRALSVGIKYSSSGSFEVRDNLLLLIDRFIPFYQYPGKRAPDFRSIINSLTILVNILIISVSMVMCSTGDLEVLKRIRYLHETILGVNSDLYASRNADIEEETDRVCSEASRDLREPSDDTGSPDSNTANPGDSDYNSDDDDPVSGKNDLGEDEGTDFEYHIPKYISTNLALGFLFLGSGQYALNTSSVSTTAYLILSVLPLYMIDGPLEDCLKYFWSMSIESRCLVVKDSITGNVLDNVPVNIIQRSSNDGELLSREVISPCLLPDIRLIRKISVSSKDYFPLEIEFDEDIRPELYFNSGTVIYIKPRLNNDSANENEMFDNTKDLQSTLKRKINDLEDHPAVEAPRFASSLFERLNVGNETVIELETAFSNEGRPISISETLNQNMTFSDVNKGNVVDYELELWRNEHL; from the coding sequence ATGAGGACTTCAACGCAAAATTTGTTAAAGAATGGTCTTTATGAACGTTTCAGACAAGATCCCAAAGGTCGAGGTGAAATTTGGATTGATCCATCGGAGCAGATATTGGAATGGTTTGTTGGTGGTCAATGCATTAAACGTTTTAAGTTTGGAGAACCAATTATTAATGCTGGTGTGGTTGATTTCGAAAAGGCTTCAGATTGTCTCGTGATCGTTCTTCAAGACACTGCACATGTGTACTATCTGAAGTCCGGAGACTCTACATGTGTATGCTTTCCATTCTCAATATCCAATGCATTTTTCTATTGTCATGGCCTGATTTTAGAAAGGAAGAGTGGTGCAACTCTTGAATGGGATAATACAGAACAGCAATACAAATTTATTACATTAACTGATCCGATGGCGGCCTTTGGgtttttattcttctcaGTAAAACAATCTCAAGAAGAACTACAGAACCTCACAATGGTCTCCTTCCCAAGAACCGATAAATTCTCAATAACTGCGTTGTTCGATGAGACGACTTTGACCCTAAATTTATATTACACCCAAATTCTTTCAAGCAAACAACAATACCCACTTAATAAGTCTCAAAATGATTATCAAAGTATATCTGGTGCTACAACGTCAAACGATTATAGTAGCCAtaacaacaaaaatttacgaaaaatatcattattaaatagaAGATCCACTTCAATGAACACAACTAACAACGACAACGACGAcatatcatcattattaagTAGAGAGGATCATCGAATAAGTTCTCAGAATTTTACGAAACGAAGCCTTTCCGCCACTTTAGATCGCATGAGTAATTCTGCCATAATATCACCGAATGTCGACTTCAATCTTAATTCCCCATTCCAAGccattcaagaagattctGGCCAGgcaattctttcaaaagataTTGTACTTACTAAAATATCGTCACTAGCTCTCCCTTCTACTCTTTGCTTGAAAGAAACTcctttaaaatatattccttTAACTTACGACATGCAGGAGGCCCTGATTATATTTCACCCTTCCTCCCAATTCAGCAAGATTTGGCTTATAAAACTAATACCGGGTGTGATTGAGTCGCCATCATTTAGAAAATATGGTGAATCATTACCAGAAATGATATCATTATCCAATGTTGATATGTCAGAACCATTTATGGACCTTAATCCCTATTATCATGATAATTTATCGGGAACACTCGTACGTACCCATATAGATGAGCGAGAAAGATTTTTTTCACTGTACAATCCATTTCTACAAATATCTTCACCTTTAACTAAAGCAAGAATATATGATCAGGATAATCATAAAAATCCAATAGATCTTTTAATTAACGACAGagatttttttcttcctccaTCAACGACCTTAGTATCACTATGTTTTAAAGCTTTCTTCTGGGTTTGTCATCCAACAATTTATTACTCGTTGGCATACATGTGGCAATATACATTTGAGGTACTGAAAAATCAGCAAGAGATGAAGGATCTACCTCTAACTACCTTGGAATTTCAATGtttaaaaatgattttgCAAAACTTGATTATGAACTCAACTGATTCACAGGGATATCCTGActtatttttaaattcacTCTTTAATAACTTGCGCAATCTATCTTTAGTAGAGATGCTACCAAGAATGGTAGTGGGCTTACATTTAATTCGAGAAGAACTATTACTAGATATTTTTTGTGAAAATGATGTAAACGTTTTAACTGAATTTCTACAGTTTGCAATGGAAGCTATGAATTGGCCTGCAAACTGGAAGCAATATTACCAGCTTTCCTTTAACACGTCAAGTAAACCCCTCAACTCAGACGTCAAATTTACTTTACCAACTGACGAACCTCCctcaataatgaaatcaCTTTATAGCATAACGAAAAATAGCAAAATTCCAATTACGCGGTTTATAACTTTCTCCAGGCTTGTCAATGCAGACGCAAGTATTGATTTGTTAATTACACCAAGATGTTTTAAACTATTGAGACTATATGAATTAACTCATTCCTACGGTTATTCTGATGCAGatattcttgatattttaacTGAATTGGCGATAACACATTTAGAATTAGAGACATTCCCACTTGGCGTATTAACTCCACTAAAGACCACCATAAGAATAATTGAAAGTAAGCTATCACAAATAACCAAGGATGTTGATTTATCTGTCTTATCAAGACCTGATTTAGAAATATCAGTTTCGAATATTAAGAGAATAAAGTATGGAAAAAATCCTACTTCTGGATTACAAAGAGACAACTCGAAACAACGTCTACTATGTAACAGGATAAAAGCAATAAGAAACATCAATGAGAGGCCACCCAATATATACGATATCATATCAGATGTTGTGAAAGATGCAATGCAGTCATCTGGAGAGGATAGTAACTTATTTTCCACACAAAAGGGAACAAACGGGGAAAGAaacaataattttgatACTGCCTTCACTAATATACATGCAGACCAACTATTTCCACAAGATCGAAGATATTACCAAATATTGTCACTATTAGATTATAATCGTACACAAAGAATACTATTCATGCCAAAAGAGGCTGATTATGGTATTTTATTACAGAGAAAGAAGGTAATTATCAGTATAACAAGTGTAAGAACATGTTATGCTGCATTGGGAAGGAGTGCCATTTTATATGCTTCTGAATCTCCATTATCAACCCAAAAATGGTCTCATAAAGAGCTAAATTTGTCCTTTATATTCCCTGATGGAACAAGAATGTCAcctgatgaagaatccaTAAAAGACTTAGTCCTAATGGGACAGTTTCATACAGGTGTAAACTCTGgattatcaatttctaGGCAAACATCGAACATCACTGGAAGTTGGATCGTTTTTAACAAACCTCAAGAACTAGATGCTCAGCATGGTGGGTTTCTGTTGGGGCTAGGACTGAATGGccatttgaagaatcttGAAGAGTGGCATGTTTACAATTATCTGAGTCCAAAGAATACACATGTAAGTGTTGGTCTCTTATTAGGTATGTGCGCCAGtttaaaagaaacaatGGATTTGAAGTTAACAAAAGTTTTGAGTGTCCATATCGTTGCCTTACTCCCTCCTGGTTCAAGTgatttaaatataaatattggGGTCCAGACCGTTAGTTTAGTAGGTTTGGGACTACTCTACCAGAATTCGCGACACAAGCGAATGAGTGATCTATTGTTATCtcaaatttcatcaatggtaAATGTGAATGATGAATCGCAAGTGAATGAGAGCTACAGGATAGGTGCTGGTATAGCCTTAGgattaataaatatgaaCGCTTACGGAAAAAATCGCTGTGATAACTCACAGTCTAATAGTGATGAAGATCTAGAAGATATGGACGAGGAACCGTTACCTATTCCTGATTTTTCAACAGCAAAGGATAGAGTATCTACCGAATTAATAGAATCACTGATTTCAATAGTAACAGACGTTTATGATGTAGAACCCTCATGGATACCCGAAGCCAGTCATATCGGGGCGGTTATGGCActtattcttattttcctaaaatcaaataattatgGAATTGCATCAAAACTAAGACCTGATATGGACTTAACAAGACCTCAGAATGGACATCCCGAAATGTTTCTGTTTAGAGAATGGTCATATCATATGATTATGTGGAATTCAGTTAACAGCAACCTTTCGTTCTTGTTAGATAAAATCgataaggaaaaaatttccaattttgaCTCAGACATTGTTCCGATCTACTTTATAATTGCTGGACGAGCCTTATCAGTTGgtattaaatattcttcaagtGGATCTTTTGAAGTCCGAGACAATCTTTTATTGTTAATTGATAGATTTATTCCATTTTACCAATATCCTGGAAAACGTGCGCCTGATTTCCGGTCGATCATAAATTCCCTAACCATCCTGGTAAACATATTAATCATTTCCGTAAGTATGGTAATGTGCTCAACTGGTGATTTAGAAGTTCTTAAAAGAATAAGATATCTTCATGAAACAATCTTAGGTGTCAACTCAGACCTATACGCCAGTAGGAATGCCGACATCGAAGAAGAGACGGACCGCGTATGTTCAGAAGCATCGAGAGATCTACGCGAACCCTCGGACGATACAGGGTCGCCTGACAGTAACACGGCAAACCCAGGTGATAGCGACTATAACAGCGACGATGATGATCCTGTCAGTGGAAAAAACGACTTAGGTGAAGACGAAGGTACCGATTTTGAGTACcatattccaaaatataTTTCCACGAATCTTGCATTGGGATTCTTATTTTTAGGCTCTGGTCAATATGCTTTAAACACTTCTAGTGTGTCCACTACAGCATACCTTATATTATCAGTCTTACCCCTATATATGATTGATGGCCCGCTAGAAGATTGCTTGAAATACTTCTGGAGTATGAGCATCGAATCACGATGTCTGGTGGTCAAAGACTCTATTACAGGTAACGTACTCGACAATGTTCCTGTTAATATTATTCAGCGGTCAAGCAATGACGGCGAATTACTTTCAAGAGAAGTCATTTCCCCATGCTTGCTACCAGATATTAGACttataagaaaaatatcaGTCTCGTCAAAAGATTATTTCCCattggaaattgaatttgatgaagacaTTCGACCTGAACTATATTTTAACAGCGGTACAGTAATCTATATCAAACCACGcttaaataatgattcggctaatgaaaatgagaTGTTTGACAATACTAAAGACCTTCAATCTACGCTAAagagaaaaataaatgatcTAGAGGACCATCCGGCTGTGGAAGCACCTAGATTTGCGTCTAGTTTGtttgaaagattaaatGTTGGAAATGAGACAGTCATTGAACTAGAAACCGCTTTTTCTAATGAAGGCCGCCCGATTAGTATATCAGAAACGTTGAACCAAAATATGACATTTTCAGACGTCAATAAAGGAAATGTGGTAGACTATGAACTGGAGCTGTGGAGAAATGAACACTTGTGA
- the PSD1 gene encoding phosphatidylserine decarboxylase 1 (ancestral locus Anc_2.83) encodes MKAILTHGKTILSNRTSMVKMATGRQLRDRTSILWNRKFSSNMFINQNSKRSDNLVNRAKAAAVNKKAVSPILMKWAVFTGVTLVIGTILLVARNEQLDAMHENANENDEINKNKKKYKRIKIFNNDWLFFCYSTLPLNAISRLWGKVNSLTLPLWLRPIGYQFYSYLFNVNLDEMEDPNFAHYANLSEFFYRNIKPEVRPISPGENVIVCPSDGQILQIGIIDSDTGAIEQVKGLTYSIKEFLGTHSDPLMFKSESNLNLRSEEVKHKEFAEEHEFNLAQVPTGELEDPRYINIKNEGDKSLQQFQSGASKTVKLLSELSLSYPSYRMASTDPVDTELYFAVIYLAPGDYHHFHSPIDWVCKVRRHFPGDLFSVAPYFQRNFPNLFVLNERVSLLGYWKHGFFSMTPVGATNVGSIKLNFDKELVTNVKRNKHKDPHICYEAIYENASKILGGMPLMKGEEMGGFELGSTVVLCFEAPTNFKFNLKVGDKVKMGQTLGKAE; translated from the coding sequence ATGAAAGCTATTTTAACTCACGGGAAGACGATACTGTCAAACAGAACCTCGATGGTGAAGATGGCCACCGGGAGACAATTGCGTGATAGGACTTCCATATTATGGAATAGGAAATTCTCAAGTAATATGTTTATAAATCAGAACTCCAAAAGGTCAGATAACTTAGTGAATCGTGCAAAGGCTGCTGCAGTAAACAAAAAAGCAGTTAGTCCGATCTTAATGAAATGGGCCGTTTTTACCGGTGTTACTTTAGTGATTGGAACCATTTTATTAGTCGCTAGAAATGAACAATTGGATGCAATGCATGAGAACGCCAATGAGAATgatgaaataaataagaacaagaaaaaatataaacGAATTAAAATCTTTAACAATGATTGGTTATTCTTTTGCTATTCTACGCTACCACTGAATGCTATTTCTCGTTTATGGGGGAAGGTGAATTCTTTAACTCTACCGCTTTGGTTGCGACCCATTGGTTATCAATTCTATtcttatttattcaatgtCAACCTGgatgaaatggaagatCCTAATTTTGCTCATTATGCTAACCTATCCGAATTCTTCTATCGTAATATTAAACCTGAAGTAAGACCAATATCTCCTGGGGAAAACGTTATTGTCTGTCCCAGTGATGGTCAGATATTAcaaattggtattattgATTCAGATACTGGTGCCATCGAACAGGTTAAAGGGTTGACATATTCcatcaaagaatttttggGTACTCACTCGGATCCACTTATGTTTAAGAGTGAATCCAACTTAAATCTAAGATCGGAAGAAGTTAAACATAAAGAGTTTGCTGAAGAACATGAATTTAATTTAGCACAAGTTCCAACTGGAGAACTAGAGGATCCACggtatattaatattaaaaatgaagGTGATAAATCCCTACAACAATTCCAATCTGGGGCATCCAAAACAGTGAAATTACTAAGTGAATTATCACTAAGCTATCCATCTTATAGAATGGCATCCACTGATCCGGTGGATACAGAACTATATTTCGCAGTGATCTATTTGGCACCTGGTGATTATCACCATTTCCATTCGCCAATTGATTGGGTATGTAAAGTGCGTCGTCATTTTCCAGGTGATCTTTTCTCAGTTGCTCCGTACTTCCAAAGAAATTTCCCAAATCTTTTCGTATTAAATGAACGTGTCTCATTACTAGGTTATTGGAAACATGGATTTTTTAGTATGACCCCTGTAGGTGCCACCAATGTTGGTTCTATTAAACTgaattttgataaagaattgGTGACAAATGTAAAGAGAAATAAACATAAAGATCCACATATTTGTTATGAAGCCATATATGAGAATGCAAGCAAGATACTTGGTGGGATGCCACTAATGAAGGGTGAAGAAATGGGTGGCTTTGAGTTAGGTAGTACAGTTGTATTATGCTTTGAAGCACCAactaattttaaatttaatttgaaGGTGGGTGATAAAGTTAAGATGGGTCAGACATTGGGTAAAGCggaataa